One stretch of Molothrus aeneus isolate 106 chromosome 2, BPBGC_Maene_1.0, whole genome shotgun sequence DNA includes these proteins:
- the CHAMP1 gene encoding chromosome alignment-maintaining phosphoprotein 1, whose product MDMLQILRKTTERLECDYCSFRGTDYENIQIHMGTVHPEYCDEMDAAGLGKLIFYQKSAKLFHCHKCFFTSKMYCNVYYHIKAQHAAPEKWNEEQKEQQVEGDSDSSKKSVTLEPQKPTLSPESGKPALSPELPKSEPVVSPKLQKSSVSPEPQKSAQVASPEPEKSVQTVSPDPEKSAQATSPDPEKLASSVSPDPQKPSPAVSPDPQKPSPVVSPDPQKPSPAVSPDPQKPAPAVSPEPRRHSPATSPEPRRHSPAISPEPRRHSPAVSPEPRRYSPAVSPEPKKPPPAASPEPRRYTPAVSPEPRRHPSQMRRPASASSPESRRPASAVSPESWRPGPTVSPEPWRASPHEVPKSSTVSPWASKPAMSVSVESRRSAPESRRPGSVVLPEPRRLVSDSCKSTSFSESQKSTLVSSEPWKPISSVYPEGWKPVLSPDTWKHSPPVSPELRKSSHTVSSDSWKPSFFPEVRKPGVSVSPESWKLSESRKSMYFSETQKSTSAASSEIQKRAHFTEPRKRVLFPETRKSNPTASTDVQKRAVFSEPQNQTSTSAVSTEGQKQALCSEAQKSALVSSEVQKHALFSEAQKLTSISSEVQESTSFLESQKSTSPEVQKHGLFTESQKPTPVSPETLKQAVFTDCQKSAVSPDVQKHAVFSEMQKPAAALSSDVQRHAETTVPSEIQKNILFSEPHKSASGFFSEPQTPSESGESDFLSHSLDDQKPLDDLFSQDEQSILAKESPEHMLYSCPKKKPKKENQENSDSELNSSECGKPVVDSMEIKEQESNSDQEQYDMESSDYSKESKMDATTPTQPQCVLQFTEEKEAFISEEEIAKYMKRGKGKYYCKICCCRAMKKGAVLHHLVNKHNVQSPYKCKICGKAFLLESLLKNHVAAHGQSLLKCPRCNFESNFPRGFKKHLTHCQSRHSDDTPKKHLDSLEPLEEQI is encoded by the coding sequence ATGGACATGTTGCAGATACTACGTAAAACCACAGAGCGCTTGGAATGTGACTACTGCAGCTTCAGGGGAACTGACTATGAAAACATACAAATTCATATGGGTACTGTTCACCCAGAGTATTGTGATGAAATGGATGCTGCTGGCTTGGGCAAACTTATATTTTATCAAAAAAGTGCAAAACTGTTTCACTGCCATAAATGTTTCTTTACCAGCAAGATGTATTGCAACGTATATTATCACATCAAAGCACAGCATGCAGCACCTGAGAAATGGAATGAAGAGCAGAAAGAGCAACAGGTAGAAGGAGATTCAGATTCATCCAAGAAAAGTGTCACGTTGGAGCCACAGAAACCTACCCTTTCCCCTGAGTCAGGCAAACCTGCCCTTTCTCCTGAACTCCCCAAATCAGAACCTGTTGTTTCCCCCAAGCTTCAGAAATCTTCTGTGTCTCCAGAGCCCCAGAAGTCTGCTCAGGTGGCTTCCCCAGAGCCAGAGAAGTCAGTCCAGACTGTGTCCCCAGATCCAGAAAAGTCAGCCCAGGCCACATCTCCCGATCCAGAGAAGTTAGCCTCATCTGTGTCTCCTGACCCACAGAAGccatctcctgctgtgtctcctgaCCCACAGAAGCCATCTCCTGTCGTGTCTCCTGACCCACAGAAGCCATCTCCTGCTGTATCCCCCGACCCACAGAAGCCAGCCCCGGCCGTGTCGCCAGAGCCCCGTCGGCACTCCCCAGCAACGTCTCCAGAGCCCCGCCGGCATTCCCCCGCCATATCACCTGAGCCCCGGCGCCATtctcctgctgtgtctccagAGCCCCGCAGATACTCCCCAGCTGTGTCACCAGAGCCAAAGAAACCTCCTCCAGCAGCGTCCCCTGAGCCACGGAGGTACACCCCAGCCGTGTCTCCTGAGCCACGCAGGCATCCCTCCCAAATGCGCCGGCCCgcttctgcttcttctcctgAGAGCCGGAGGCCGGCTTCTGCGGTTTCACCGGAGTCATGGAGACCTGGTCCAACTGTTTCCCCTGAGCCCTGGAGGGCTTCACCTCATGAAGTGCCGAAGTCTTCCACAGTTTCTCCCTGGGCTTCAAAGCCTGCCATGTCGGTGTCCGTAGAATCCCGGAGGTCTGCCCCTGAGTCCCGAAGGCCTGGTTCGGTTGTGTTGCCAGAACCTAGGAGGCTCGTTTCTGATTCGTGTAAGTCTACGTCCTTTTCTGAATCCCAGAAGTCTACTCTTGTTTCTTCTGAGCCCTGGAAACCCATCTCATCTGTTTACCCTGAAGGCTGGAAGCCTGTTCTGTCCCCTGACACATGGAAGCATTCTCCCCCTGTTTCTCCTGAGCTTCGAAAGTCCAGTCACACTGTTTCCTCTGACTCTTGGAagccttctttctttcctgaggTCCGTAAGCCTGGTGTTTCAGTATCTCCTGAATCCTGGAAACTCTCTGAGTCACGGAAATcaatgtatttttctgaaaCTCAGAAATCCACCTCTGCTGCTTCATCTGAGATTCAGAAACGAGCTCATTTCACTGAGCCTCGGAAAAGAGTGTTGTTCCCAGAGACTCGTAAATCTAATCCTACTGCTTCTACTGATGTCCAGAAACGTGCTGTCTTTTCTGAGCCCCAGAATCAGACATCTACTTCTGCTGTTTCTACTGAAGGTCAAAAACAAGCTCTGTGTTCTGAAGCCCAAAAATCTGCTCTTGTTTCTTCTGAAGTCCAGAAGCATGCCCTGTTTTCTGAAGCCCAAAAACTCACTTCCATTTCCTCTGAAGTTCAGGAGTCTACTTCCTTTCTAGAGTCTCAGAAATCCACATCTCCTGAAGTTCAGAAACATGGTCTCTTTACTGAGTCCCAGAAACCTACTCCTGTTTCTCCCGAGACACTCAAGCAAGCTGTTTTCACAGACTGCCAGAAATCTGCTGTTTCCCCTGATGTTCAAAAGCATGCTGTATTTTCTGAGATGCAgaagcctgctgctgctctatCCTCTGATGTCCAGAGACATGCTGAAACTACTGTACCTTCTGAAATCCAGAAGAACATCCTGTTTTCCGAGCCTCACAAGTCTGCTTCGGGCTTTTTCTCTGAGCCCCAAACACCTAGTGAGTCTGGTGAGAGTGACTTTCTCTCTCACAGTTTAGATGATCAGAAACCACTGGATGATTTATTCTCACAGGATGAACAGTCAATATTAGCCAAAGAATCACCTGAACACATGTTATATTCATGcccaaaaaagaaacccaagaaGGAAAACCAGGAGAACTCAGATTCTGAACTAAATAGCAGTGAGTGTGGAAAACCAGTGGTGGACTCAATGGAGATAAAGGAACAAGAATCCAACAGTGACCAAGAGCAGTATGATATGGAGTCATCTGATTACAGCAAAGAGAGCAAAATGGATGCAACTACTCCTACGCAGCCACAGTGTGTGCTTCAGTTTACTGAAGAGAAAGAGGCTTTCATCTCTGAGGAAGAAATAGCAAAATACATGAAGCGTGGCAAGGGAAAGTATTACTGCAAAATTTGTTGCTGTCGTGCAATGAAAAAAGGTGCTGTCTTGCACCATTTAGTTAACAAGCATAATGTTCAAAGCCCATACAAATGTAAAATATGTGGCAAAGCTTTTCTCTTGGAGTCTCTTCTTAAAAATCATGTTGCTGCTCATGGTCAAAGTCTGTTGAAGTGTCCCCGTTGTAATTTTGAATCAAATTTTCCCCGAGGCTTTAAGAAACATTTAACCCATTGCCAAAGCCGTCATAGTGATGATACACCTAAAAAACACTTGGACAGCCTTGAACCACTTGAAGAACaaatttaa